In Nicotiana tabacum cultivar K326 chromosome 2, ASM71507v2, whole genome shotgun sequence, the following proteins share a genomic window:
- the LOC107828567 gene encoding large ribosomal subunit protein uL4c-like, protein MAASFSFFSSSIFLSYPNIQSSKHLLFRSPKQHSVAATATIRSEVATIPILSFDGAKVGSTNLNLKSAPLDTARAVVHRGLTTDLRNQRRGTASTLTRSEVRGGGIKPYPQKKTGRARRGSNRTPLRPGGGVVFGPKPKDWSVKINKKEKRLAISTALSSASENTIVVEEFNDKFEKPKTKEFIDLMRRWGLNPKEKSLFLMTEVSDNVILSSRNIGTLKMLTPRTLNLFDILDSEKLVLTKSAVDFLNARYGDENEWEDEEEDDQEDNDGGEAEESAESSE, encoded by the exons ATGGCTGcttccttctctttcttttcttcctcCATTTTCCTCTCTTACCCCAACATCCAATCCTCAAAGCACCTCCTTTTCAGATCCCCCAAACAACACTCCGTCGCTGCCACTGCCACCATCCGTTCAGAGGTCGCCACTATTCCAATTCTGTCCTTCGATGGTGCCAAGGTGGGCTCCACCAATCTCAATCTAAAATCTGCCCCTCTAGATACCGCACGCGCCGTCGTCCATCGTGGGCTCACCACCGACCTCCGCAACCAACGCCGCGGCACTGCCTCCACTCTCACACGCTCAGAAGTCCGGGGCGGTGGCATCAAACCTTACCCTCAAAAGAAAACGGGCCGAGCTCGCCGCGGTTCAAATCGAACTCCTTTGCGGCCCGGTGGTGGGGTTGTGTTTGGGCCGAAGCCCAAGGACTGGTCAGTTAAAatcaacaaaaaggaaaagagactGGCCATTTCTACGGCGCTTTCAAGTGCTTCGGAGAATACTATCGTTGTAGAAGAGTTTAATGataagtttgaaaagccaaagacTAAGGAATTTATTGATTTGATGAGGAGGTGGGGTTTGAACCCTAAAGAGAAATCTTTGTTTTTGATGACCGAGGTTTCAGACAATGTGATTCTGTCCAGCAGAAACATTGGGACTTTGAAAATGTTGACTCCAAGAACGTTGAATCTGTTTGACATATTGGATTCTGAGAAGCTGGTTTTAACTAAATCGGCTGTAGATTTCTTGAATGCGCGGTATGGCGATGAAAATGAATGGGAGGATGAGGAAGAAGACGACCAAGAAGATAATGATG GTGGTGAGGCGGAGGAGAGCGCTGAAAGTTCTGAGTAA